One genomic region from Skermania piniformis encodes:
- a CDS encoding TetR/AcrR family transcriptional regulator → MSTSVRVYRGTSAEERRAERRRRLMDAGLELIGTVGLAGSTFRAVCEQARVGPRFFYESFPDVEALAVAVLDEIIERTLADTRAALEAAPTEIEPRMRVAAEMFVHALIDDPRVARLVFTETQRSPALLQRRFEAMRQITEMAVEQDQRLLNLAPGSEPVELAVARLVTGGSAELVTAWLDGNIALDQAQLIALITEHAQQSMRRLPEMIEMLRSTD, encoded by the coding sequence GTGAGCACGTCCGTCCGGGTCTATCGCGGGACCTCCGCCGAGGAACGACGCGCCGAGCGGCGCCGCCGGTTGATGGACGCCGGCTTGGAGCTGATCGGCACGGTCGGGTTGGCCGGCAGCACGTTCCGCGCGGTGTGCGAGCAGGCGCGGGTGGGCCCACGCTTCTTCTACGAGAGTTTTCCCGACGTGGAAGCGCTGGCCGTCGCCGTGCTGGACGAGATCATCGAGCGGACCTTGGCCGACACTCGGGCGGCATTGGAGGCCGCGCCGACCGAGATCGAGCCGCGGATGCGGGTGGCGGCGGAGATGTTCGTGCATGCGTTGATCGACGACCCGAGGGTGGCTCGGCTGGTGTTCACCGAGACCCAGCGCAGCCCGGCGTTGCTGCAGCGCCGGTTCGAGGCGATGCGGCAGATCACCGAGATGGCGGTCGAGCAGGACCAGCGATTGCTGAATCTCGCGCCGGGCAGCGAGCCGGTGGAGCTGGCCGTCGCGCGGTTGGTGACCGGTGGCTCGGCCGAGTTGGTGACCGCCTGGCTGGACGGCAACATCGCCCTCGACCAGGCGCAGCTGATCGCGCTGATCACCGAGCACGCCCAGCAGTCGATGCGGCGGCTGCCGGAGATGATCGAGATGTTGCGGTCGACCGACTGA
- a CDS encoding cytochrome P450, which yields MLDTLARQAQSSAARRAQTIGLALVANYPSRRRPLAVPPSGSGLRPVLGRPGPPLVGYAPMVYDYINWSRQIFAEFGPLGWSNLLGVPTVGVMGPEALEVVWANRDKAFSNELGFDYFTGPFFRRGLLMLDFDEHIHHRRIMQQAFTRPRLIGYLDMLAPAIARDLATWQPSDHFRFYTNAKQMLLHLATQVFVGIEIGRESAAVEQAFEHSLSATQAYIRADVPGGHWARGLRGRRTLEQFFRSRIPAKRESADNDLFSVLCRAQSDGGHRFGDDDIVNHMIFVLMAAHDTSTITLSMMTYLIGKHPEWQDRLRAESRALDKPFLDYDDLDRLPSMDLVFKEATRMYAPAGALPRQALVDTEILGHYIPAGTNLMVNAFASMRLHKWWPDPDRFDPERFAPHRREDKIHRFAWSPFGGGEHKCIGLYFGGMTVKSILHQLLLGYRWHVPRDYEPPLAWGTGPLPSDGLPMRLCRL from the coding sequence ATGCTGGACACGCTTGCCCGACAGGCACAATCGAGCGCGGCGCGGCGCGCGCAGACGATCGGGCTGGCGCTGGTCGCCAACTACCCGAGTCGTCGCCGTCCGCTGGCCGTCCCCCCAAGCGGTAGCGGCCTTCGCCCGGTGCTCGGTCGCCCGGGACCTCCGCTGGTCGGCTACGCGCCGATGGTGTACGACTACATCAACTGGAGTCGACAGATCTTCGCCGAGTTCGGCCCGCTGGGCTGGTCCAATCTGCTCGGCGTGCCCACCGTCGGCGTGATGGGGCCGGAAGCACTCGAAGTGGTCTGGGCCAATCGGGACAAGGCGTTCTCCAACGAGCTCGGCTTCGACTATTTCACCGGCCCGTTCTTCCGCCGCGGCCTGCTGATGCTGGATTTCGACGAGCACATTCACCACCGGCGGATCATGCAGCAGGCCTTCACCCGTCCCCGGCTGATCGGCTACCTCGACATGCTGGCGCCGGCGATCGCGCGCGACCTGGCCACCTGGCAGCCGTCGGATCATTTCCGCTTCTACACCAACGCCAAACAGATGCTGTTGCACCTGGCGACCCAGGTGTTCGTCGGTATCGAGATCGGCCGGGAGTCGGCCGCCGTCGAGCAGGCGTTCGAGCACTCGCTCAGCGCCACCCAGGCCTACATTCGGGCCGACGTACCCGGCGGACATTGGGCCCGCGGCCTGCGCGGCCGGCGCACCCTGGAGCAGTTCTTCCGCAGCCGGATCCCGGCCAAACGGGAGTCCGCCGACAACGACCTGTTCAGCGTGCTGTGCCGGGCGCAGAGCGACGGCGGGCACCGGTTCGGCGACGACGACATCGTCAACCACATGATCTTCGTGCTGATGGCCGCACACGACACCAGCACGATCACCCTGTCGATGATGACGTACCTGATCGGCAAACACCCCGAATGGCAGGACCGACTTCGGGCCGAGTCCCGGGCACTGGACAAGCCGTTCCTCGACTACGACGACCTGGACCGACTTCCGTCGATGGACCTGGTGTTCAAGGAAGCCACCCGGATGTACGCGCCGGCCGGCGCCCTGCCCCGGCAGGCACTCGTCGACACCGAGATCCTCGGCCATTACATCCCCGCCGGCACCAACCTGATGGTGAACGCCTTCGCCTCGATGCGATTGCACAAGTGGTGGCCGGACCCGGACCGGTTCGACCCGGAACGATTTGCCCCGCACCGCCGCGAAGACAAGATCCACCGGTTCGCCTGGTCACCGTTCGGCGGTGGGGAACACAAGTGCATCGGACTGTACTTCGGCGGGATGACGGTGAAATCGATCCTGCACCAACTCCTGCTCGGCTACCGCTGGCACGTTCCACGCGACTACGAGCCGCCGCTCGCGTGGGGCACCGGACCGCTGCCCAGCGACGGACTGCCGATGCGGTTGTGCCGGTTGTGA
- a CDS encoding ferredoxin, giving the protein MLIDRERCEGHGFCEALAPDVFEVDDDGKSVARGELDAETAQLVLDSCPVAALRLAPE; this is encoded by the coding sequence ATGCTGATCGACCGGGAGCGTTGCGAGGGCCACGGCTTCTGCGAGGCACTCGCGCCGGACGTGTTCGAGGTGGACGACGACGGCAAGTCCGTGGCGCGGGGCGAGTTGGACGCCGAAACCGCACAGTTGGTCTTGGACAGCTGCCCGGTTGCGGCGCTTCGGCTCGCGCCGGAATAG
- a CDS encoding cytochrome P450: MTSTPSLSMLPRPDISGRALSLGLRFVEHYPSPRRPLAPPPAGSGLRPVPGRPGLPYIGYAPMVYDMIPWTRKMFAEFGPVSWSRMFGSDAVYVLGPEAQEVVWLNRDKAFSNELGFDHFTGPFFRRGLLMLDFDEHLHHRRIMQQAFTRPRLLGYLDMLAPAIAEDLAGWQPSDRFRFYTNAKQMLLLNRPGVSGDLSVWEGWVHVGEYVAEVSAGVAGSGGADGRGDPCGSRVGVGGDG, translated from the coding sequence ATGACCAGCACCCCGTCCTTGTCGATGCTGCCGCGGCCGGACATCAGCGGCCGGGCGCTGTCGCTCGGCCTCCGATTCGTCGAGCACTATCCCAGCCCGCGTCGGCCGCTGGCCCCGCCACCGGCCGGCAGTGGACTGCGCCCAGTACCGGGCCGACCCGGCCTGCCCTACATCGGCTATGCGCCGATGGTGTACGACATGATCCCCTGGACCCGGAAGATGTTCGCCGAGTTCGGACCGGTCAGCTGGTCCCGGATGTTCGGCTCCGACGCCGTCTATGTGCTGGGTCCCGAAGCGCAGGAAGTGGTTTGGCTGAATCGGGACAAGGCGTTCTCCAACGAGCTCGGCTTCGACCACTTCACCGGCCCGTTCTTCCGCCGTGGCCTGCTGATGCTGGATTTCGACGAGCATCTGCACCACCGGCGGATCATGCAGCAAGCCTTCACCCGTCCCCGGCTGCTCGGCTACCTCGACATGCTGGCGCCGGCGATCGCCGAAGATCTCGCCGGATGGCAGCCGTCGGATCGATTCCGCTTCTACACCAACGCCAAACAGATGCTGTTGCTGAACCGCCCCGGAGTGTCCGGAGACCTGTCCGTTTGGGAAGGATGGGTTCATGTCGGGGAGTACGTCGCGGAGGTATCCGCCGGAGTTGCGGGATCGGGCGGTGCGGATGGTCGCGGAGATCCGTGCGGGTCACGAGTCGGAGTGGGCGGCGATGGGTGA
- a CDS encoding IS3 family transposase (programmed frameshift), with protein sequence MSGSTSRRYPPELRDRAVRMVAEIRAGHESEWAAMGEVARLLGVGSAETVRNWVRREQVDSGERAGVTSEESAELKRLRREVAELKRANAILRSASAFFAAELDRPQRLIVRYISEHHGHRDGGGMAWDVQSICTVLSELGVPIAPSTYYEHRSRPPSRRKVRDRQLEVLIRRVYEENYQVYGARKVWLALNRDGTRVARCTVERLMRELGLAGVVRGAVKRTTIADPAAARPADLVRRRFTPVAPNRLWVADITYVSTWSGWVYVAFVIDAYARRIIGWRTATTMSTSLVLDAVEHAIWTRNREGRYRMDSVVHHTDRGSQYTSIRFAERLTETGITPSVGAVGSSYDNALAETINGLYKTELVRRRGPWRGIDPLELATAEWVDWFNHRRLHRGCGDVPPINLEDAHYAQHSAQPPAEHSRP encoded by the exons ATGTCGGGGAGTACGTCGCGGAGGTATCCGCCGGAGTTGCGGGATCGGGCGGTGCGGATGGTCGCGGAGATCCGTGCGGGTCACGAGTCGGAGTGGGCGGCGATGGGTGAGGTCGCGCGCTTGTTGGGGGTGGGGTCGGCGGAGACGGTGCGTAACTGGGTCCGCCGGGAACAGGTCGACTCCGGTGAACGCGCTGGGGTGACCTCGGAGGAATCGGCGGAGCTGAAACGGTTGCGACGCGAGGTCGCCGAGTTGAAGCGTGCCAACGCGATCCTGCGTTCTGCGTCGGCTTTCTTCGCGGCCGAACTGGACCGGCCACAGCGTT TGATCGTTCGCTACATCAGCGAACACCATGGCCACCGTGACGGTGGGGGTATGGCGTGGGATGTCCAGTCGATCTGCACGGTACTCAGCGAGTTGGGTGTGCCGATCGCCCCGTCGACCTACTACGAGCACCGGTCCCGGCCGCCGAGCCGACGGAAGGTTCGAGACCGGCAACTCGAGGTGCTGATTCGCCGGGTGTACGAGGAGAACTACCAGGTCTACGGCGCCCGGAAGGTGTGGCTGGCCCTGAACCGGGACGGGACCCGAGTGGCTCGCTGCACGGTGGAACGGCTGATGCGTGAGCTCGGGCTGGCCGGTGTGGTCCGTGGGGCGGTCAAACGCACCACGATCGCCGACCCGGCAGCGGCGCGGCCGGCGGACCTGGTCCGGCGCAGGTTCACCCCGGTCGCCCCGAACCGTTTGTGGGTCGCCGACATCACCTACGTGTCCACGTGGTCGGGGTGGGTGTATGTCGCGTTCGTGATCGACGCCTACGCGCGGCGCATCATCGGCTGGCGCACCGCCACCACGATGTCGACCTCGCTGGTGTTGGATGCGGTCGAACACGCGATCTGGACCCGGAACCGGGAAGGTCGATACCGGATGGACTCTGTTGTCCACCATACGGATAGAGGATCCCAGTACACGTCCATCCGGTTCGCAGAGCGACTCACCGAGACGGGTATCACACCGTCGGTCGGGGCGGTCGGTTCGTCCTACGACAACGCGCTCGCCGAGACGATTAACGGTCTCTACAAGACCGAACTCGTGCGCCGCCGCGGTCCGTGGCGCGGCATCGACCCGCTCGAACTCGCCACCGCCGAATGGGTCGACTGGTTCAACCACCGACGACTACACCGCGGCTGCGGCGACGTCCCACCCATCAACCTGGAGGACGCCCACTACGCTCAACACAGTGCCCAGCCACCCGCCGAGCACTCAAGACCGTAG
- a CDS encoding ROK family protein — MDGWHVVGLDNGGTKDNGTVLDQDGTFLVDELIEIPSDVQLGPAAAVEALVVTMDTVVNRAGVDIAQVRAVGLDTPGPASADGVMSSKGATNFATPEWRGFDIRSALERRIGLPVVYNNDANAAALYAHHVYFGGATAQASSVSVIIGTGLGGGLIEGSTVIRGRAGMAGELGHVRISLDDGVLEPDQPMPQCNCGQFGDAESIASLTGIAKNLLPYWLTRYPEHPLHRIADPMVAAKQVRTYAEQGDEMSRKIFGQQARAIGRLLSIAANFTDPAVYFVGGGVVEAEAEFRDWFLAAVRANTVLRAEQAAVETITTVPDLDMAGARGSALAARAAVLADDSSPRATAG, encoded by the coding sequence ATGGACGGGTGGCATGTCGTCGGGTTGGACAACGGCGGTACCAAGGACAACGGCACAGTGCTCGACCAGGACGGTACGTTCCTGGTCGACGAGCTGATCGAGATTCCGAGCGACGTGCAGCTGGGCCCGGCCGCCGCGGTCGAGGCGTTGGTCGTCACCATGGACACCGTCGTGAACCGGGCCGGGGTGGACATCGCCCAGGTGCGGGCGGTCGGCCTCGACACCCCGGGGCCGGCGAGCGCGGACGGTGTCATGTCGTCGAAGGGCGCCACCAATTTCGCTACGCCCGAGTGGCGGGGTTTCGACATCCGGTCCGCGCTGGAGCGACGGATCGGTCTGCCGGTGGTGTACAACAACGATGCGAATGCCGCTGCGCTGTACGCCCATCACGTGTATTTCGGGGGCGCGACGGCGCAGGCGTCGTCGGTGTCGGTGATCATCGGAACCGGCCTCGGTGGCGGACTTATCGAGGGCAGCACAGTGATTCGCGGTCGGGCGGGAATGGCCGGGGAACTCGGTCATGTTCGCATTTCGCTCGACGACGGCGTGTTGGAGCCGGATCAGCCGATGCCGCAGTGTAATTGCGGCCAGTTCGGCGACGCCGAGAGCATCGCCTCGCTCACCGGCATCGCCAAGAACCTGTTGCCCTACTGGCTGACCCGTTATCCGGAGCACCCGCTGCACCGGATCGCCGATCCGATGGTGGCGGCCAAGCAGGTGCGGACCTACGCCGAGCAGGGCGATGAGATGTCGCGCAAGATCTTCGGGCAGCAGGCCCGGGCGATCGGTCGACTGCTTTCCATCGCGGCCAATTTCACCGACCCGGCGGTGTACTTCGTCGGTGGCGGCGTGGTGGAGGCCGAGGCCGAGTTCCGCGACTGGTTTCTCGCCGCGGTGCGCGCGAACACCGTGCTACGGGCCGAGCAGGCTGCGGTCGAAACCATCACCACGGTGCCGGATCTCGACATGGCCGGCGCCCGGGGCTCCGCGTTGGCGGCCCGGGCAGCCGTACTGGCTGACGACAGTTCACCCCGAGCTACAGCCGGGTGA
- a CDS encoding serine/threonine protein kinase: MHKGDVFGRYRLDRLLGSDYLGEVWAAFDTARRREVELRILPSEAAEDAEYLDRFWREAGITAQLQHPHIAPVHDYGMVDDRIFLATQSIAGRPLREFLENHGAMDALRASRIVEQLASALDAARAAGLHGRAVDPATVLIAEHGGAFLTGVGLAVGPAGRTDAQALTRILVACLTGEPAADDTTSIQALPPAMRSVVDRGHSGDPQRGYRSAGALAAGMRAALGQRSSGPSGTPRTILVDRPTPAPPPADRPGPFAAVHTELITTGPVAEPVASGSVDTEPDAADSATSAAAAAGPGADVAEPVAAEPVHVEPAAAAPVVADGAMTRTSRVTRMLRAARSASAARSAVGGRTDQHRGLVAALILAVVVWVGAIVGVVIGNGPSFRTAHPESIAAVPVNSQSPAPGPDRLPTVAALPPGAQWSTAAAAPSPVEVIAPEPAESVDPVSVEVLPCYPGYTHIPEPAGPCLPLSPAAAAPGLAQVLPCYDGYVHTPPPDGPCLPVSPTVAMPAAPAAEPGPGVDPPPAQAGTAQQQAGAVQPEVLPCYPGYVHTPSPDGPCLPVIASVELTAQTAPTPVPPASVPPATVPDPVPTQVLPCYDGYVHTPPPDGPCLPVDAGAPVPASPSLLPPSVPVVPSSAVAPDAVVLPCFDGYTHTPPPDGPCLPVNPGAGTVVPSSAPVSALVTSSAVPLVPVSPSPVAPWTELSDTVPPATVISPTVAPSTVPSAAVPSGVVLPCYPGYTHTPPPDGPCWAP; this comes from the coding sequence ATGCACAAAGGTGATGTATTCGGCCGGTACCGGCTCGATCGTCTGCTCGGCTCAGACTACCTCGGTGAGGTCTGGGCGGCGTTCGACACGGCCCGTCGCCGGGAAGTCGAGCTGAGAATCCTGCCGTCCGAGGCCGCTGAGGACGCCGAATACCTGGACCGGTTCTGGCGTGAGGCCGGAATAACGGCACAACTGCAGCATCCGCATATCGCTCCGGTGCACGACTACGGCATGGTGGACGATCGAATCTTCCTGGCCACCCAATCCATCGCCGGTCGACCGTTGCGCGAATTCCTGGAGAACCACGGCGCGATGGACGCCTTGCGTGCCAGCCGGATCGTCGAGCAGTTGGCCTCGGCGTTGGATGCCGCTCGGGCGGCGGGGTTGCACGGGCGCGCGGTGGACCCGGCGACGGTGCTGATCGCCGAACACGGCGGAGCCTTTCTGACCGGGGTCGGTCTGGCCGTCGGCCCGGCCGGCCGCACCGATGCCCAGGCGCTCACCCGGATTCTGGTCGCCTGCCTGACCGGCGAGCCGGCCGCCGACGATACGACCTCGATCCAGGCCCTACCACCCGCGATGCGCTCGGTGGTCGATCGCGGGCACTCCGGCGATCCGCAGCGCGGGTATCGGTCGGCCGGCGCGCTCGCGGCGGGGATGCGCGCCGCCCTGGGCCAGCGCAGCTCGGGTCCGTCCGGCACGCCGCGGACGATTCTGGTGGATCGGCCGACGCCTGCGCCGCCACCGGCCGACCGGCCCGGCCCATTCGCCGCGGTCCACACCGAGCTGATCACCACTGGACCGGTAGCCGAGCCGGTCGCGAGCGGTTCGGTCGATACCGAACCGGACGCCGCCGATTCGGCCACCAGCGCGGCAGCCGCCGCCGGACCAGGGGCGGATGTCGCCGAACCGGTCGCCGCCGAACCGGTGCACGTCGAACCGGCGGCCGCCGCGCCCGTCGTCGCGGACGGTGCGATGACACGCACCTCTCGAGTTACCCGAATGCTGCGTGCGGCGCGCTCGGCGTCGGCGGCGCGGTCGGCGGTCGGTGGGCGGACCGATCAGCACCGGGGCTTGGTGGCGGCGCTCATTCTGGCCGTGGTGGTCTGGGTCGGCGCGATCGTCGGTGTGGTGATCGGCAACGGTCCGTCGTTTCGTACCGCACACCCGGAATCGATCGCCGCGGTCCCGGTGAATTCGCAGAGTCCGGCGCCCGGTCCGGACCGGTTACCGACCGTGGCGGCGCTCCCCCCAGGTGCTCAGTGGTCTACCGCAGCCGCCGCGCCGAGCCCGGTCGAGGTGATCGCACCGGAGCCGGCGGAGAGTGTGGATCCGGTGTCGGTGGAGGTCTTGCCCTGCTACCCCGGCTACACCCACATTCCCGAGCCCGCCGGCCCGTGCCTGCCGCTGTCTCCGGCGGCGGCCGCCCCCGGTCTGGCTCAGGTACTGCCGTGTTACGACGGCTACGTTCACACGCCGCCGCCGGACGGGCCGTGCCTGCCCGTGTCGCCGACCGTCGCGATGCCTGCGGCACCGGCGGCGGAGCCCGGGCCGGGAGTCGATCCGCCTCCGGCGCAGGCGGGTACGGCGCAGCAACAGGCCGGTGCGGTGCAGCCAGAGGTGTTGCCCTGCTATCCCGGTTACGTCCATACGCCCAGCCCGGACGGCCCGTGTCTGCCGGTGATCGCCTCGGTCGAGCTGACGGCGCAGACCGCACCCACGCCGGTCCCGCCGGCTTCTGTCCCACCCGCTACCGTGCCGGACCCGGTGCCGACCCAGGTACTGCCGTGTTACGACGGTTACGTCCACACGCCGCCGCCGGACGGGCCGTGTCTGCCGGTCGACGCCGGCGCGCCGGTGCCGGCGTCGCCGAGTCTGCTGCCGCCGAGTGTCCCGGTGGTCCCCAGTTCGGCGGTAGCGCCCGACGCTGTGGTATTGCCGTGCTTCGACGGCTACACCCACACGCCGCCGCCGGACGGTCCGTGTCTACCGGTCAATCCCGGTGCCGGCACGGTCGTGCCCAGCTCTGCCCCGGTTTCGGCGCTCGTCACGTCGTCCGCGGTCCCGCTCGTCCCCGTATCGCCGTCGCCGGTGGCTCCCTGGACCGAGCTGTCGGACACCGTGCCGCCGGCTACCGTGATATCACCCACCGTCGCGCCGTCCACGGTGCCGTCGGCTGCGGTTCCGTCCGGTGTCGTCCTGCCTTGCTATCCCGGCTACACCCACACCCCGCCGCCGGACGGTCCCTGCTGGGCGCCCTGA
- a CDS encoding DUF5709 domain-containing protein, with amino-acid sequence MDAMGSDDGEYEGVQIDEDDQLQPEDSLTDQDLDDVLDRGYSPPDRWRDPVENESLDERLAEEEPDVDPFAEPAQPDESGAEVGARRSGRLVAADEGAESDLIGFDVGIDGAAASAEEAAVHTVETD; translated from the coding sequence ATGGATGCCATGGGCAGTGACGATGGCGAATACGAGGGTGTCCAGATCGACGAGGACGACCAGCTCCAACCCGAGGACAGCTTGACCGACCAGGATCTCGACGATGTATTGGATCGGGGGTACTCGCCGCCGGATCGCTGGCGCGACCCGGTAGAGAACGAGTCGCTGGACGAGCGGCTGGCCGAAGAGGAACCCGACGTGGATCCCTTCGCCGAGCCGGCGCAGCCGGACGAATCGGGCGCCGAGGTCGGCGCCCGGCGCTCCGGCCGGTTGGTGGCTGCGGACGAGGGCGCCGAATCCGACCTGATCGGGTTCGACGTCGGCATCGACGGAGCCGCCGCATCCGCCGAGGAGGCCGCGGTGCATACCGTCGAAACCGACTGA